From one Nilaparvata lugens isolate BPH chromosome 2, ASM1435652v1, whole genome shotgun sequence genomic stretch:
- the LOC120350053 gene encoding uncharacterized protein LOC120350053 yields the protein MRTKSYLLSFVCIVGTTLLLLLFGDQRPSIQSIVTETHKQLTNNLRTFKDNLKVVEEKRLEADAEYLAYLGLAQRDPRLYPQAVWTNTSLPVVVTYVRDGQAEHGVGLIRNVAHYLPNHTVIVYNLGLGRYQLQLLQLHCNNSHCVVINFDLNAFPSFVSDEKLHAFRPLIIQVR from the exons ATGAGAACCAAAAGTTATTTGCTGAGTTTTGTTTGCATAGTAGGCACtactcttttacttcttctattTGGCGATCAGAGGCCGTCCATTCAAAGCATTGTTACCGAAACTCATAAACAACTAACTAATAATTTGCGCACTTTCAAG GATAACTTGAAAGTGGTGGAAGAGAAACGTCTGGAGGCGGATGCCGAATACCTGGCCTACCTAGGCTTGGCACAGCGGGACCCACGGCTCTATCCCCAGGCGGTGTGGACCAACACCTCTCTGCCTGTGGTCGTCACCTATGTGCGGGACGGCCAAGCGGAGCATGGAGTTGGTCTCATCAGAAATGTGGCCCACTATCTTCCCAATCACACCGTCATTGTGTACAACCTGGGCTTGGGCCGGTATCAGCTGCAACTG CTCCAACTGCACTGCAACAATAGTCACTGCGTAGTGATTAATTTCGATCTGAACGCCTTTCCGTCATTCGTATCTGACGAAAAACTTCACGCTTTCCGACCTCTTATCATTCAGGTACGttga